Proteins from a genomic interval of Mycobacterium conspicuum:
- the ricR gene encoding copper-sensing transcriptional repressor RicR — protein MTTPSEPHGYTQEKESYAKRLRRIEGQVRGIARMIDEDKYCIDVLTQISAAHNALRSVALNLLDEHLSHCVTRAVAEGGDEAQTKLAEASAAIARLVRS, from the coding sequence ATGACTACGCCGTCGGAGCCACACGGATACACGCAGGAAAAGGAGAGCTACGCCAAGCGGCTGCGGCGCATCGAGGGACAGGTCCGGGGCATCGCGCGGATGATCGACGAGGACAAGTACTGCATCGACGTCCTCACTCAGATCAGCGCGGCCCACAACGCTTTGCGTTCGGTGGCGCTGAACCTGCTCGACGAGCACCTGAGCCACTGCGTCACCCGTGCGGTGGCCGAGGGCGGCGACGAGGCCCAAACCAAGCTGGCCGAGGCCTCGGCCGCGATCGCGCGCCTCGTTCGCTCCTGA